The Gloeomargarita lithophora Alchichica-D10 genomic sequence TAAATAATTACTAACTTCTAGGGGCGTAAATCCCTTGTCGCATTGGAATAAGTAATTCATTAAAATATATTCCTGACCTAATTTATCTAAACGATTGCCTAAGGTAGGTTGCCAACAATTTTTTTTCAGATTAACGTCATCCTCTAATTGTTGCATGATCATACGCACACTATTAACTGCTTGGTCTTCGGGATTGCTTTTTTTTAAGCCCAGCCACTCAAAAAATTCCTGCCCTCGATATTGCTCAAAACGCTGGTATTGGTCATGGAAATTCACCCGCATAACTCCTCTTGGTTTTAATGCCTGACCAAGGGCTTGTAAGGTGATCGCCGGGTCATCGGATAAATAAATTACTTCATCACAGTTGATATAATCAAATTGATAATTCAAAGCCCTAATTTGTTCGATGGGTAGCACATGAAATTCCCAGTTTTTTAGCCCATGATAATCTAGGCGATGACGAGCTAATTCGATGGAATTTTCAGATAAGTCAATCCCCACAATCCGGGCATTGGGATTTGCCCAGGCGAGCGTTAAAGCCCCATATCCTGAGCCACACCCCGCATCTAAAATGATTAAATTTTCTTGGGGCGGTAGTTGCTTATATTTCAAATAATAAGGAGTGACCAGATTATGAATAAATAAGGACTCTATTTCCTGTTCAGGTGATTGCTCTAAGGGAAAATAGGGATAGGGGCCAAAGTCAAATTGTTCTTTGATTTTAACGAAGCTACTATTCCCGTTGGCATCCATAGGTCACTCAACCGTTAGCAACACATAGAGATATTGTTCTAAAAATAATAACAATTCCCTTAACATAGTACGGGCTATATCAACGGGTACCGGTTCTAGGGTGATCAAATCCCGGGGATAGAGTTGTAGCCAGCGCTGTACCAAATTTTCAAAGCTTTGTGTCCCCTCAAATAAAGGCCACAATGCTCCCAAAGCAATCGCATCAATTTCTNNNNNNNNNNNNNNNNNNNNNNNNNNNNNNNNNNNNNNNNNNNNNNNNNNNNNNNNNNNNNNNNNNNNNNNNNNNNNNNNNNNNNNNNNNNNNNNNNNNNNNNNNNNNNNNNNNNNNNNNNNNNNNNNNNNNNNNNNNNNNNNNNNNNNNNNNNNNNNNNNNNNNNNNNNNNNNNNNNNNNNNNNNNNNNNNNNNNNNNNNNNNNNNNNNNNNNNNNNNNNNNNNNNNNNNNNNNNNNNNNNNNNNNNNNNNNNNGCTTGTTCAGTCTGCAATGGCCCCTGGGCAGGCAATCTCAAATACTTGGACAGGATCAGAGGCCGTCCTCCTTGTAAATGGGCTTGCCACACTTCTTGCACCTCTTTATTCCTCAATTGGGGATGGAAGGAAACCATCGCTTGACCTTGGGGAACAATAGGTAATTCTCCATTTGGATGACCGCACCACAAATCCAATAGTCGCTCACCTCCATGTAATAAATTAACCAGGTGTAATATCTCTGCCTGTGTTGCTTCTTCTACAGCTAAACTTAAAACTGTGGGTAGATTTTTCGGGTCTTTGAAGAGGGATTTCAACCGCCATTTCGGCCAGTTCACCATTTCAACAAATTCCAGATCAGCACCCTCTAAATATTCAAATATTTGAGGAATGGTAAACCCCTTGTCTCCCTGGAGGAGGCAATTCATCAAAATAAATTCACTTATTTTATCATTGAGTTCACCTTCATAACTTTTATTCCATGTTACCCGCTTTAGGTCGCATTTATCCACAAGTTGTTCCATGATTTCTTGCACCGTTTTTAATTCAAATTCCTCTGGATTATCCTGCATCAAACCCAGCAGGCCAAAAAATTCCTGGGCTTGAAAATATAGTTGACGTTGGTACTGGTTATGGACATTAACCCGCAGGATACCCTGGGGTTTTAATACCTGCTTCAGAACAGTCAAGGTGGCAATTGGATCGGGCATTAAATACAAAACTTCATCACAATTGATATAGTCAAAAACTAAACCCAATTCACCCACTTTTTCAATGGGTAAAACATGAAATTCATGGTTAGGAATTTGATGAAATTCAAGCCTTTTTTTAGCTAACTCTACCGAATTAGGGGAGAAGTCAATACCAACAATTTTTGCCCCCGGATTAGCTAATGCGAGAGCTAAAGCCTTGTATCCTGAACCGCACCCCGCATCCAAAATGACTAAATCCTGGGGGGGNNNNNNNNNNNNNNNNNNNNTCTCTGCCGGTATCGTAAATAGTAAGGCGTGGTGAGATTATGAATCAATAACAAATCTCGGTCATCCCCTGGAGACTGCTCTAAGGGATAACGGGGATAGGGGCCATAGTCAAATTGTTGCCGAATCTTTTCAAAAATTTCATCCATTGTTTTTAATGCCAATAAAATAAGCTTTTTCCTAAGATACCCGTAATTGTGGTTAATATCCTGGCGAATGGGTTAAGAAAAATGGAAATTTTTGCCATGTCTGGATTTCTCCACGAATTCCTACTTGACATAGCTACCCCGGCAAGTTATTTGTATAAACGTAGGGCTGTAATCAGTGAAAAGCTCAGGGTTAATTGTAAGATTGATTTGTAATGATTTTGTCTATCAAATCGTGGAGGTTGGTGGAAATGGGACGTATGGGGCGTGGGTTGAAATTCTTGATATTGATGTTTAGTATCCCCCTGCTCCTGTGGGGGTGTAATTTTGGTGGCACCCAAAAGCCTGCGAGTGTTGCCGTTGACGGTTCCAGCACGGTTTATCCCATCACTAAAGCGGTGGCGGAGCAATTTCAGAAAACCCAACCTAAGCTTTTAGAGGAATTAACCGTTGAATTTTCTGGGACTACCGGGGGATTCCGTAAGTTTTGCGAAGGGAAAGTTGATATTGCCAATGCTTCCCGTCCTATCAATCGAGCCGAGATGAATTTATGTAATCAAAATGATGTGCGTTACATTGAATTACCCGTTGCTTTTGATGCGCTGACAGTAGCGGTTAATAAAGATAATGACTGGGTTGATAAGTTGACGGTGCAAGAATTGCGAACCATCTGGGAACCGGCGGCGGCGGGTAAGATAAAAAAATGGAATCAAGTGCGCCCGACATTTCCTGACCGTCCCTTAAATCTGTTTAGTCCTGGTGAAGATTCGGGCACATTTGACTATTTCACGGAAGCGATTGTGGGTAAGGTGGATGCCAGTCGTACAGATGTGGTTTTTAGTGAAGATGACGACATTTTAGCCCAGGGAATCATCCAAGACCCCAATGCTCTTGGCTATTTTGGCGTTGCTTATTTTGAGAAAAATCGAGACAAAATGAAAGCGGTTCCCATTGATAATGGTAATAGTCCGGTCGCTCCCACTTTGGACAATGTATTGCTATACAAATATCGTCCCTTGACCCGCCCTTTATTTATTTATGTGAATGCGGCGAAAGCGCAAGAGAAGGAAGTTCTCAAGGATTTTGTAGGATTTTACCTGAAAAATGCGGCCAAAATTGTGCCGCAAGTTGGCTACATCCCCCTCACGGATGAACATTATCATTTGGCAGGGGTGACTTTTTATAAGCAGGAGGTGGGTACGGTATTTGGCGGTAAAGCTGATTTCAAACTCACCTTAGAAGAATTACTGCGTAAACAGGCTACATTTCAGTAGGGTGTTGGAGGAGTTGGGCAAAAGTTTCAAATAGAAGTTTTCGGTGTGCTAAAACATTGAAATTTGCCTCAGCAAACCGGCGGCTTTTTTGCCCTAATTCCTGGCGGAGTTCTTGGTTTTTGAGAAGCGATTCTAGGGTGGTAATTAAATTGGTTTGATCGCTGGGATTGACTACTACACCCAAATCATTTTTTGCCACATATTGGGCGGCGGCGGTTTCCTCACCGGCTAATAGGCAGAGGGGTAAACCAACACTGGCTAATTCTGTCATGCGGGAGGGGCTAGAATACCGAGCGTACCAGGATTCGGGGGTATCACAACGGTTAAAAGGAATCAGAGCTAAATCATAACTGCTTAGTTTCGCCATCAGTTCGGTTTCGGGGATAAAACCCCGGTACTGAATTTCGGCTGGTAATTGATAATTGCGTTCCTGTAAACACTGCCAGGAGCGGGGATGGGCGTACCAATGAATGGGTTGCAAATTGGTAAATTCATGGGCTAAAATGCGCCATGCTTGAGCCAGATCATCCAGGATTTCTGTATAGCCACAGTTGCCGATGATCACCGCTCGAAAATTAGCATCATAGGGGGAATAATTGTGTTTATAAATTGTTGGTAAATCACAGTGAAAGACGCTCACCACTGACACGGGACAGTGCAAAATCTGGCTAATGTCTGTTTGCATCGCCTCGGTTAAAGCCCAAACTTGGCTTAAATAAGGGTTAATTTTTTTCAGCAATGGGAGCATTTGGGGATCGTCCGGGTGCCAATCCAGAAAGTGCTGAATCACCGGCAGGGTATGGTTATATTGCTGTAAAATTGAAGCCAAAATTTCCAAGTCATCTCGACATAAACAGGTGGCATAAATTAAATCGGGATACCATTTTTTGCGGTTTAGATAAGAACGAATTTCCCGCATATCCATCCCCCGGTTTTGTGGCTGAATGTGCAATAATTTCCGGCGCCAACGCCGCAATTCTGAGCGCCAATCCGTATCGTATCGTCGTACCCAAAGATGTTGGGCGAGGGCGGGTTCCCCCTGATACCCGGCAAAGACATTCCACAGATGTTCCGAGGGATAGGTGGCAAACTGATTGAGCAGGCGAGCACCGGTTCCGTGCGCCAAGGACAGGCAACCCGTGGTCAAAATCAGGATATTAGGATGCGACCCCATGACCTCGCCACAGGGCATCGGCAACTTGAATCACCTGTTTGATCTCGGCGACATCATGCACCCGCAGAATATCGGCTCCCTGGGCGATGGCGGCACAACAGGCGGCGGCGGTGCCCCATACCCGGTTTTGGGGGTCGGGTTGGTTGAGAATTTGGCCGATAAAACTTTTCCGGGAGGGGCCAACCAAAATTGGGCAATTGAGGTTTTGAAAGTGAGCTAATTCTCGCAGTAAAGTTAAATTTTGCTCGGTATTTTTGGCAAAGCCAACGCCGGGGTCAAGGATAATTTTTTCGATGCCTAATTGTTGGGCTTTGTCCCTTTGTTGGGCGAGAAATGCCCAAATTTCACCCATTAAATCCTGATAATTGGTCAGATTTTGCATGGTTTCGGACGTTCCCCGGCGGTGCATTAATACTAGGGTTGCCCCGGAGCGGGCCACCACATGGAGGAGTTCCGGGTCGTCCGTGCCGCCGGAAACGTCATTGACCCAGGTGGCTCCGGCGGTAATGGCCTGGGCTGCCACCAGAGAGCGGGTGGTATCCACGGAAATGGGCATGGTTATTTCAGGGGCTAAAGCCTGGACGACTGGGATCACCCGCCGTAATTCCTCCTCCAGGGAAATGATCACTGCCCCCGGACGGGTGGATTGGCCGCCAATATCCAAAATGTCGGCACCCTCGGCGACTAATTTTTTGCCCTGGTGTACTGCTGAATCTAGGTCAAAATACTGCCCACCATCGCTGAAACTATCGGGGGTAACGTTGACAATCCCCATCAGGTAGGTGCGTTTGCCCCAGGTCAGCACCCCAACACCTCTATCGAACGTTTGACCACTTGATCCGGGTCGAAGGGCTTGGTCATATAGAGATCAGCCCCCACTTCCTGCCCCCGGACTTTATCAAATTCCTGCCCCTTGGCGGTGAGCATGATGATATACACTTCCTCAATCAGAAGTTCTTTTTTCACCCGTTGACAGACCTCAAACCCATTCATTTTGGGCATCATCACATCCAAAAATACCAGATTGGGGCGCTGGCTCTGGATAATGTCCAAGGCATCCAGGCCATTACTGGCGCTCAAAAGTTCGATATTGGCCTCGTCCGCCAAGTCCTCCAGGGTTTGTTCCAACAGCAGGCGAATGTGGGGTTCGTCATCCACAATCAGAATTTTCTGGGACATCAGGCGGGGCGTTTCAGGGCTTGCACCAACAATTTCGCTAGGGCGGTCAACTGCGCCGGTTCAAAGTGGGTAATCAACAACTTGGCCGCCTCGCGGGGTTCCACGGGGATGGTAATCTGCTTGGGTGGTGCCGCCGGTGCCGCCACGGTCGGGGCAACGGTGGCCGCATCCACCCCGGCCAAACTACACAGAGTAGGGCTGGGGACAACCATCTGCGCTTTGCCTTGCTGGATCAATTCACTGGCCTGTTTTAATTCGTTCAGCAACAGCCCCGCCAGTTTCGCCAGGGGGGCGCGGGGGTTGGCTACGGCTTTTTGGGCGGTTTGGGTGAGGGTCTGCCAGGTCGTCACCCCCGGTGCCAGGGTGCCCAACCGACCGCACAAGGCGGCTACCTGCTGGGTGCGCTCCGGGGTCGCCCCCTGTTTGATCAATTCCAGCATCTGGCGCAGAACCTGCAACACCTGGGCAGAAAAATTGGCGGCTACGGCGGGTTTGCTTTCTACGGCGACCATTTCCCCGGTCAGCCGCTGGTGGAGCAGACCGAAGACCGGCTCAGCCTGTTGGAAGGCGGTTTGACCAATATCGTCCGTGAGATTGCCCTGCTCCAGGTGGCCGACCAACTCCTCTAGGGTTTCAAATCCCCGCAAAAACAGGTCTTCCGATTCCTGGTCAATGGCGGTGCCCGGTTGATCCTTGACTACCTTGAGGCAGTCTTCCAAGCGGTGGGCGGTGCGGCGAATGCTGTCATAACCCAACATGGCCGCTCCCCCTTTGATCGAGTGGGCGGCGCGGAACATTTCATTCACCATCTCATTATCTTGGGAGTTGGTCTGCAAGTTCATCAACCCCTGTTCCAAGGTTTGAAGATGTTCTTTGGCTTCTTCGATGAAGTAAACCAAAATTTTCTGTTGTTGTTCCGGCAACATGACCATTCTCCCTTGGGTAATGATGGATTGGGAAGGTGAACAGGTCTCAAGATTATGGCATCAGTGTACCGTTATTTTCCCTAAAACGGGTACTGGGCAGACCCAAATTTGGCAAAAAATTCCTCAGGCGGGGGGGGTGTCCTCATTGGCAGTCTCGGTTTTGCGGATATAAACCAACAAACTCTCCAAGCTGCGCCGGTAAATGTAAGGCCAGCCCCCCTGGGTTTCAATGTCGAGTAACAAGTCATACAAATCCTGGCGGGTCTGGGGCAAAGCCACGGTAAAGGAGCCGCTTTCAATCTCCCGATGGAGGAATTCAAGCAAGCGCAGTACCGCCAGCAGAGCCACCGCATCCCCCTGGCGTTCTTGCACCACCGCCCGCACGGCTTCCTGAATCGCCTGCAATTGGGGGTCATTCACGACCACACCCGCAACACCGTGGGAATCGCCGCCACCGCCGGAAATTGCCGGATTTCTGCCAAGGCCAGCCAAAAATTCCCCTCCCGCACCCGATGGGTGACGACCACAATTTCCGCCAGTTGTTCGTGGCTACCAATCTGGACGATGGATGCTAAACTCACTCCCTGGTCGCCAAAACAGGTGCCCAACTGGCCGATCACCCCCGGTTGATCCTGGGTCAAGATGCGGGTGTAAAAACGGGTTTGGACTGCATCCGTGGGCAGTTGGGGCATGGGGGTGGTTAACCCTGACCCCAACAGGGGGTGGTAACCGGAATCCGCCCGCAGGGTAGCGGCCACATTCACCACGTCCCCCACCACGGCACTGGCGGTTGGCCCCGCCCCGGCCCCCGGCCCCTGGAGCATCACTTCCCCCAGGGGTTCGCCCCCCAAAACGATGGCATTTTGTACCCCCTGCACGCTGGCGAGGGGATGGTCTTGGCTGATCAAGGTGGGATGCACCCGAATATCCAGGGCTTCCCCCTGCCGTTGCGCCAGTGCCAGCAATTTCACCTGAAACCCCAGCCGTTCGGCGTAGCGCAAATCCACGGCTTGAATGCCGCCAATTCCTTCGCAGTACACCTGCTGACGATTGACCTGCACCCCAAAGGCCAGGGTAGCCAGGATGGCAATTTTATCAGCGGCATCTTCCCCCTCCACATCGGCACTGGGGTCGCTCTCCGCATAGCCGAGGGACTGGGCGGTGGCCAAGGCGGTGGCAAAATCCCCCCGCCCCTGGGTCATCTGGGTGAGGATAAAATTGGTGGTGCCGTTGACAATGCCCAAAATCCGGGTGAGACGATTGGCACCCAGGGCTTGTTTGAGGGGATGAATGATGGGAATGCCGCCCCCGACGGCACCCTCCATCAGCACATAGACCCCCTGCGCCTGCGCCGCCTGGAACAGTTCCGCCCCGTGGCGTGCCATCACCGCCTTGTTGGCCGTGACCACGTGTTTTCCCTGCCCAATCGCCTGCAACATCAAGCTACGAGCCGGTTCCAAGCCCCCCAGCACCTCCACCACCAGGTCAATGGCCGGGTCATGCACCAGGGCGGCCAAATCCGTGGTCAGCACCCCCGGTGGTAAAGACAATGTACGGGGTTTGTCTAGGGAACGTACCCCCACCCGGTGCAGGGTTAATTCGCTCAATAAAGGATGCCGTCCCTTGGGGTCGAGGAGAATCTGCGCCACCCCGGCACCCACGGTACCCAGCCCCAGCAAGCCCACCCGAATGGTTTGGTTGTTGTGGTCAGCCATTACCCCACCTCCCCCTTTAGCATAAAGGTTTAGCCGCATAAAGGTTTAGTTGCATAGGGGCTTAGCTCCCCGTCGCCACTAGGCTTTTGGTCAGCCCCGCAACAGCCGCCTGGTATTGGGGGTCATTACCTGTCGTTTCTGGGGGGGTCGGCACCTCTTGGTCTGGGACAATCCCCCGCCGATGAATATTATGGTGCGCCGGGGTTTCGTAGCGAGCCACGGACACGGCCAACCCATCCCCATTACTCAGCTTAAATACCGATTGAATTAAACCTTTACCAAAGGTGGTTTCCCCCACCAGGGTCGCCCGGTGGTTGTCCTGCAACGCCCCGGCGAGGATTTCACTGGCGCTGGCTGTCCCGTGGTTGACCAACACCACCAGGGGTTTATCCGTCAAGGCTTTGCCCCCGGCGGTAAAATCCGTTTCCAATCCATCCCGATTTACCGTATAAACCACCGTGCCCTGGTTGAGCCATTCCTGGGCAATCTCCAAACCCGCCTGGAACAAGCCGCCCGGATTGTTGCGTAAATCCAGCACATAGCCCCCTACCCCTTGGGCTTCCAAAGCCTGAATCGCCTCGGCCATTTCCGCCGCCGACCCGGCACTAAACTGGCTGAGTTGAATGTAGCCAATCGCCCCAGGGCGCACTTCCCAGACCACCGAAGGCAGAACCACCCGCTGGCGCTCAATGGTTACCGGCCACCGTCGTTCCCCCCGCTGGAGGGTCAACACCACCCGCGTCCCCGGCAGACCCCGCATCCGGCTGGCCGCCGTATCCATATCCATCCCCAGGGTGGAAGCCCCGTCAATTGCTAATATCCGATCCCGGCTCTGAATCCCCGCCTGTGCCGCCGGAGAGCCACTAATCGGCGCCACCACCAAGGGTACTTGCTGTTCCGTATCTAGGACAATTTGCAGACCGACCCCGGTCAATTCCCCCGCCGTCGTGGTTTGCAGATTGCGGTACTGGCTCTGGGGCAACACCCGGGTGAAGGGGTCATCCAACTGACCGAGCATCTCTTGGATCACCGTTTCGGCCTGTACCATCGTCTCTGGGGGGGATTGCAACGCCGTTTGGCGCACCGTTTGCCAATTGTGGCCGTTAAATGTGGGTTCGACGTAGGCTCGGTTGACAATGTGCCACACCTCCACCACCAGCCGCTGGGGTTCCGTCAGTGCCAGGGCGGGCTGAATCCAGGTGAAGCTCAGTACCAACAAACCCAGCCACCAACCCCACCGCCATTTCATGCCTGACCCACCCCTAAAACGACAAGCCCAATTTCACCCCCAGGGCGATATGCACCACCGCCACCGCCAGGGTCGCACTGCCCAGGTAGGCGTGCAGGGTACGGGTCACCGCCTGTCCTCGCATCGCCAAAGACAAGAGGGCATTCACCGTTAGCCCCGCCAGCACCACCGTGCCAGTAACGAAATGGGGACTGTGGAGAATCTCTTGCCCCTGCATCACCAACGAGAGTACCCCGCCGCTGTAACCCGAAGCCAAAAATACATACAGCCAAGGCACCAGTTTGCGATGCTCCCCCCAGGCGGTTTGTGCCACTTGCGGGTCAGTCGCCAGCCGCCCCCGCCAGCCCGTCACTGCGGCAAAACTCCCCATAAACACCAACACAATCCCCATCATCAAGGGATGCCCCCAATGCACAATCGGTTCTGGGAAATTGAAACTCGCAAAAAAATCCGCCGCTGGTTTCAGCAGAGCCTGCACCTGAACTTCCATAGGTTCTCCTCTTCGCTAGCTCTACCATAGCGTAGGGGGTTAGGAATCGCCGGACACTTCGTCCTTGGGTACCTGCACCACCAAGGCCGTGATATTGTCCCGACCCCCCCGCTTGCAGGCCGCATCAATCAAGGTTTGCGCCGCCCACTCCGGCGAACGCATCAACCGCAGGGTGGCGGCAATCTGCCAGTCCAGCACCTCTTCCGTCAACCCATCGCTACACAGGAGATAGCAATCCCCCGGCTCCAGGGTGAGCGAATGCACCGCCACCGGCTCCAGGTCATCCCGCCCCAAACATTGGGTGAGCAAATGCCGCCAGGGGTGGGAACGGGCTTGCATGGGGGACAACCCCCCAGCTTCAATCGCCTGTGCCACCCAGGTGTGGTCCTGGGTGAGTTGTTCCAGGTGATTCCCCCGCAGACGGTACAACCGGGAATCCCCCACATGGCAAAACCAGCCTTGTTGCCCCCCCCCCAGTGCCAACACCACCACCGTTGTGCCCATATCCTTAATCACCGGGTTCTGCACCTGCTCAGTCAATAAATGCTCATTCGCCCGGACAATCGCCCGCTGGATGACCTCCGCCGGGGTCTGGGTCTGCGCCCAATAGGTTTCCAGGTATAGAGCCATGATCGCCACCGTCAACTGGCTCGCCCGCTCCCCCCCCGAATAGCCCCCCATACCGTCCGCCACCATAAAAAACCGCCCCTGGGCATCCGCATGGCAGGCATCTTCGTTGTGTTGCCGGACAACGCCGGGGTGGGAAAGGGCACTGAATTGCAACTGCATCCGCTCAAGGCTAGGGATAGCGTGTTTCATAGCTTTATTATGCCAGCCCGAAATGATATACCAAGGGATATTAAACCTAATCATGGCAAAAAAACCCCCGTCCCCATTCCGTAAAATTACGGGTTTCGGAAAGCGAATGGTACAAGCAGATCAAACACCATTAGTCAAAGTTACTAACAAATTACCAACTGAAGCACGCCCGCACTAGCGGCAAATTAACGGGAAATTTGGGCATCCGGCACATACGTCCACAGGGTATAACTGGACGGGTCTGCCACTACCAGGCAACCACGGGTATGGGAATCTAAATACTTTTGGCATTCTTTAATTGCCTGTTGGCGTTGGGTGACCCCAAAGGAACACAACCGCTCAAAAACCTTACACCGGTACTGAATCCGCCCCGCCTCCGGGTAGGCCGCCCCAATCGGTTCCACCTCTTCAGCCGATAGGATTAACATCGAAATTCCAACTGCTGTCTAAATCTAATGATCTTAATTATATCCCAAATAAATATACCCTAAATGAACCGCCCCAGTCCCAGACAGCCGGAATTTAGCAACCCCACCCTAGGCAATTTCACCCGGAGAATAGCTCTTGTAACACCGCCGGGATCAATTTACCCCCCTGGGTATTTACCCCCCGCCCCAAAGGCGTACCCGGAGCCAATGCGTCCCGCCCCCGCTCGGCCAAATCCAGCAGATAAGGGAAAATACTTTGGTTCAACGCCTGGGTCGCCGTCCAGGGTACTGCCCCCGGCATATTGGGCACCCCGTAATGCAATACACCATATTTTGTATAAACTGGCTCCGTGTGGGTAGTAGGC encodes the following:
- a CDS encoding class I SAM-dependent methyltransferase, with the protein product MDANGNSSFVKIKEQFDFGPYPYFPLEQSPEQEIESLFIHNLVTPYYLKYKQLPPQENLIILDAGCGSGYGALTLAWANPNARIVGIDLSENSIELARHRLDYHGLKNWEFHVLPIEQIRALNYQFDYINCDEVIYLSDDPAITLQALGQALKPRGVMRVNFHDQYQRFEQYRGQEFFEWLGLKKSNPEDQAVNSVRMIMQQLEDDVNLKKNCWQPTLGNRLDKLGQEYILMNYLFQCDKGFTPLEVSNYLDFASLELIEMVHWRKWRLTELFTDLDNAPAIIAAVEAMATPWERCYLRDLIHPGERLIDFWCGHPQPTQEMELTEESLIYFHPQLCNDMVKTAWQETLERGQSFVLSNFLKTPAQSSLFQAEVTLDFVTASVLWPLLEMPMQFNQIQARWLHLYPQNWLTENHTHPTIVIEKLKDILFRLEQYLYVMIVSH
- a CDS encoding class I SAM-dependent methyltransferase translates to PPQDLVILDAGCGSGYKALALALANPGAKIVGIDFSPNSVELAKKRLEFHQIPNHEFHVLPIEKVGELGLVFDYINCDEVLYLMPDPIATLTVLKQVLKPQGILRVNVHNQYQRQLYFQAQEFFGLLGLMQDNPEEFELKTVQEIMEQLVDKCDLKRVTWNKSYEGELNDKISEFILMNCLLQGDKGFTIPQIFEYLEGADLEFVEMVNWPKWRLKSLFKDPKNLPTVLSLAVEEATQAEILHLVNLLHGGERLLDLWCGHPNGELPIVPQGQAMVSFHPQLRNKEVQEVWQAHLQGGRPLILSKYLRLPAQGPLQTEQA
- a CDS encoding PstS family phosphate ABC transporter substrate-binding protein — encoded protein: MVEMGRMGRGLKFLILMFSIPLLLWGCNFGGTQKPASVAVDGSSTVYPITKAVAEQFQKTQPKLLEELTVEFSGTTGGFRKFCEGKVDIANASRPINRAEMNLCNQNDVRYIELPVAFDALTVAVNKDNDWVDKLTVQELRTIWEPAAAGKIKKWNQVRPTFPDRPLNLFSPGEDSGTFDYFTEAIVGKVDASRTDVVFSEDDDILAQGIIQDPNALGYFGVAYFEKNRDKMKAVPIDNGNSPVAPTLDNVLLYKYRPLTRPLFIYVNAAKAQEKEVLKDFVGFYLKNAAKIVPQVGYIPLTDEHYHLAGVTFYKQEVGTVFGGKADFKLTLEELLRKQATFQ
- the folP gene encoding dihydropteroate synthase, with the translated sequence MGIVNVTPDSFSDGGQYFDLDSAVHQGKKLVAEGADILDIGGQSTRPGAVIISLEEELRRVIPVVQALAPEITMPISVDTTRSLVAAQAITAGATWVNDVSGGTDDPELLHVVARSGATLVLMHRRGTSETMQNLTNYQDLMGEIWAFLAQQRDKAQQLGIEKIILDPGVGFAKNTEQNLTLLRELAHFQNLNCPILVGPSRKSFIGQILNQPDPQNRVWGTAAACCAAIAQGADILRVHDVAEIKQVIQVADALWRGHGVAS
- a CDS encoding response regulator; translation: MSQKILIVDDEPHIRLLLEQTLEDLADEANIELLSASNGLDALDIIQSQRPNLVFLDVMMPKMNGFEVCQRVKKELLIEEVYIIMLTAKGQEFDKVRGQEVGADLYMTKPFDPDQVVKRSIEVLGC
- a CDS encoding Hpt domain-containing protein; translated protein: MLPEQQQKILVYFIEEAKEHLQTLEQGLMNLQTNSQDNEMVNEMFRAAHSIKGGAAMLGYDSIRRTAHRLEDCLKVVKDQPGTAIDQESEDLFLRGFETLEELVGHLEQGNLTDDIGQTAFQQAEPVFGLLHQRLTGEMVAVESKPAVAANFSAQVLQVLRQMLELIKQGATPERTQQVAALCGRLGTLAPGVTTWQTLTQTAQKAVANPRAPLAKLAGLLLNELKQASELIQQGKAQMVVPSPTLCSLAGVDAATVAPTVAAPAAPPKQITIPVEPREAAKLLITHFEPAQLTALAKLLVQALKRPA
- a CDS encoding homoserine dehydrogenase, with translation MADHNNQTIRVGLLGLGTVGAGVAQILLDPKGRHPLLSELTLHRVGVRSLDKPRTLSLPPGVLTTDLAALVHDPAIDLVVEVLGGLEPARSLMLQAIGQGKHVVTANKAVMARHGAELFQAAQAQGVYVLMEGAVGGGIPIIHPLKQALGANRLTRILGIVNGTTNFILTQMTQGRGDFATALATAQSLGYAESDPSADVEGEDAADKIAILATLAFGVQVNRQQVYCEGIGGIQAVDLRYAERLGFQVKLLALAQRQGEALDIRVHPTLISQDHPLASVQGVQNAIVLGGEPLGEVMLQGPGAGAGPTASAVVGDVVNVAATLRADSGYHPLLGSGLTTPMPQLPTDAVQTRFYTRILTQDQPGVIGQLGTCFGDQGVSLASIVQIGSHEQLAEIVVVTHRVREGNFWLALAEIRQFPAVAAIPTVLRVWS
- a CDS encoding S41 family peptidase, which translates into the protein MKWRWGWWLGLLVLSFTWIQPALALTEPQRLVVEVWHIVNRAYVEPTFNGHNWQTVRQTALQSPPETMVQAETVIQEMLGQLDDPFTRVLPQSQYRNLQTTTAGELTGVGLQIVLDTEQQVPLVVAPISGSPAAQAGIQSRDRILAIDGASTLGMDMDTAASRMRGLPGTRVVLTLQRGERRWPVTIERQRVVLPSVVWEVRPGAIGYIQLSQFSAGSAAEMAEAIQALEAQGVGGYVLDLRNNPGGLFQAGLEIAQEWLNQGTVVYTVNRDGLETDFTAGGKALTDKPLVVLVNHGTASASEILAGALQDNHRATLVGETTFGKGLIQSVFKLSNGDGLAVSVARYETPAHHNIHRRGIVPDQEVPTPPETTGNDPQYQAAVAGLTKSLVATGS
- a CDS encoding DUF4079 domain-containing protein; amino-acid sequence: MEVQVQALLKPAADFFASFNFPEPIVHWGHPLMMGIVLVFMGSFAAVTGWRGRLATDPQVAQTAWGEHRKLVPWLYVFLASGYSGGVLSLVMQGQEILHSPHFVTGTVVLAGLTVNALLSLAMRGQAVTRTLHAYLGSATLAVAVVHIALGVKLGLSF
- a CDS encoding PP2C family protein-serine/threonine phosphatase, which produces MKHAIPSLERMQLQFSALSHPGVVRQHNEDACHADAQGRFFMVADGMGGYSGGERASQLTVAIMALYLETYWAQTQTPAEVIQRAIVRANEHLLTEQVQNPVIKDMGTTVVVLALGGGQQGWFCHVGDSRLYRLRGNHLEQLTQDHTWVAQAIEAGGLSPMQARSHPWRHLLTQCLGRDDLEPVAVHSLTLEPGDCYLLCSDGLTEEVLDWQIAATLRLMRSPEWAAQTLIDAACKRGGRDNITALVVQVPKDEVSGDS